The segment CTCTCTGTTCTCTCCGGCTGCGGCTCCGGAGGCGATTCTTCAGAAGATATCTCGCCACAAGAGCCGCCCATTGTCCAAGAGATCCGGGCGACCGGTATCGATCAATTTCTGGGCCAAACGGAATCGAGAAGAGAACAACAAGCGGAGTGGGAGGTCCTTTTTTTCAATCCGGCGGAGGGGCGGGCCATTTGCCTTTTCGGATCTGAATATCAGATCAGCATCCGCCGCGGCGCTTCCAGCAACGTCATGTTCTATCTCCAGGGCGGAGGAGCCTGCTGGGACGCATTGACCTGCCTCGACTTAAGGACGGCACGAGAGACGGCGGAGCGGTCGTCCGCGGGTGGGATTCTGGACGCGTCGCGGTCCGACAATCCATTTAGAGATTGGAATGTTGTGTTTGTCTCCTATTGCGACGGGTCGGTCTTCAGCGGCGACAACGTGGTCCAATACCGGGATGTCACGGCCTATCATCACGGTCTCGCGAACCTCGGCGCGGCCATGACCGCCATGCAACGGACGTTTCCCGACCCGGAGAAGATGTTGGTGGCCGGCTCCAGCGCAGGGGGGTACGGGACCCTCTATGCCATGATGATGGCGAAGCTGGTCTTTCCGGACCGGAGCAACTGGGTGTTGAGCGACTCCGGCCCCGGAATCCAGAATGTAAACGACACCGTCGCGAGAGTGCAGCGCGAGCAAAACTGGGCTTTTCCCCGTTTCTTCCCGGCCGGCTGCACCCGCTGCCCGGAGCAACCGGCTTATCTCTTCGAATGGGCCCTCAGCCGCGATCCGAATCTGCGGGTTGGAATGTTCTCTTCGCTTCGCGATCTGGTGCTTCAAGCCTTTCTCTTTCTGAACGGGCCGGAATTCGAAGCGCTGCTTCGGCAAGTCACCGATGACATGGTCAGCCGTGTTGGAGATCGGCTGCACCGCTTTTTCATCCCAGGGGTCCTGCATACAATTCTGCTCGACCCCTCTTTCTATGACTTGCGGCTAAACGGCATTTCGATGGCCGAATGGACGGCGGCGATGGTCAACAACAACGACGCCGCTTGGCCTGATCTTGTCGCGCAGTAGGCGGCTCGGTTCATTCATTCCTCTTTTTCCCGGCAATCGTTCCGCAATCAAAACCTTGACACCCTTCGGTCCGTCCGCTACGATAGGCCCCATTCTATCTTCTTGAGGAGGGTTCATGGAAAGTCTCTGGTCGGATCGGGATGCGAAGGGGTTGGCGGGGGTCGATTTGGTCGTGTATACCTCCCGGATCATCGGGGCGAATCCCAACCTGGTGTTGTGGGGCGGGGGGAATTCGTCGATCAAGGTGAACGGAAAGGATCATACCGGCGCCCCGGTCCGGATTCTTTGGATCAAAGGGAGCGGGTCGGACATGCGGACGATCGCCGTGAAGAACTTTACCCCGCTCCGGCTCGACGATCTCCTTCCGTTGATGAAACGGGAGGCGATGACCGACGAGGAGATGGTCGCCTACCAGATGAAATCGGTCTTAGAGCCGGGCGCGCCGAAGCCGTCGATCGAAACCCTTCTCCATGCATTCCTCCCTTCTCCACACATTTATCATACCCACGCCGACGCGATCTGCGCCCTCACCGATACCCCGGACAGTCCGAAAGTGGTTGAAGAGGTCTATGGAAAGGAGGTGGCGGTCGTCGATTACATCCGGCCGGGGTTTCTCCTCTCGAAATGGGTCGGGGAAGCTTATCAGAAGAATCCCAATCTCAAAGCGATCATCCTTGACAAACATGGCCTGATCACCTGGGGCGAGACGGCGAAGGAAGCGTATGACCTCACAATCTCAATGGTCACCCAAGCCGAGCGGTATGCGGCGAAGAAAGGACGGGGAAAGCTTGCCTTGGGTGGAATGAAAGTGCCGGCGCTCTCGCATGCCGAGCGGCATGCGGTGGCGGCCGAAGTGGCGCCCACGCTGCGCGGCGAAGTCAGCCGAATGGCCCAGGTAAAGGGGCGGCCACCAGAAAAACGAATGGTGTTGCAGTATGAAGATGCGCCGGCGGTGTTGAAGTTCGCCGGCTCGGAAGAGGCAAGACGGTTGACGCAGATCGGCCCCTTCACGCCGGATCACCTGATGCACACCAAGCCGTGGCCGCTCTTCGTCGATACGAAAAGGCCGGGTGATCCGGAGAAACTTCGGGAGAAGATCCGGAAAGGGTGCGAGGCGTATCGGGAAAAGTACATCTCCTATTTTGAAAAATATAAGACGCCCGGCGTGACGATGCTCGATCCCAACCCGCGGGTCGTGCTGATCCCCGGCATCGGGATGTTTACTACCGGCAAAGATCGGCGGGCGACGCGGATCCCGCGCGATCTCTATCTTCACACAATGTCGGTGATCGAGGCGGCCGCTGGGATCGAGGCGTACCGTTCGATCACCACCCGCGAGATCTGCGACTTCGAATACTGGCCGATGGAGAACTTCAAGTTGACGCTCCTGCCGCCGGAGAAGGAGTTCTCTAGAAGGATCGTCCTCGTCACCGGCGCCGCCGGCGGGATCGGCCGCGCCATTGCTTCGGCGTTCGTCGAGGCGGGGGCGATGGTGGTTCTCTCCGACATCGATTTGAAGAAGACCCAAATGCTCGTCGATGAAATCAACGGGAAAGCAGGCGAGGTCAACGCGACGGCGGTGGCGATGGATGTGACCGACCCGAAGAGCGTCCGGCGTGGATTCGAGCAGGCGATCCTTGCCTACGGCGGGCTCGACATTTTCATCTCCAACGCGGGGGTGGCGAAGACCGCCTCGGTCGACACGCTGTCGCTTGCCGATTGGGAAATGTCGCTCGCGGTCAATGCGACCGGCCATTTTCTCACCTCTCAGTCGGCACTCCGGATCATGAAGGAGCAGGGGATCGGCGGGTCGGTCGTCGTGGTCGCGACGAAGAACGTCCTGGCCCCGGGGAAAGACTTCGGCGCCTACTCCGCGTCGAAGGCGGCGCAGACCCAGCTGGCCCGGATCATGGCGATCGAGAACGCCGGGGCCGGCATCCGGGTCAATATGGTCAATCCCGACGGTGTCTTCGAGAATTCCGGCCTCTGGTCGCCGGCGATCCGCGAAGAGCGGGCGCGCGCCCACGGCATTCCGGTGGAGCAGGTGGAAGATTTCTACGCTAAGCGGAATCTGCTCCAGACGAAGATCACCGCGCGCGACGTCGCCGAATCAGTCCTCTTCCTCGCCTCCGACCGCGCCGCCAAAACGACCGGCGCGATGATTCCGGTCGATGGGGGGGTGCGGGAGGCGTTCCCGAGGTAATCGTTTTAATAACATCAGGACGAATAAAGATCGGATGAAAAAAATAGATATTTGGGTGCGCCTGGTATGCACAGGAGTGATTCTTTTTTTTGCCGTTTTCGACCATGAGGTGAGAGCACAAAGTGTAGAGGGAAAATGGGGCATCGGTATCCGTGGGGGCGGTGGGCTTCCCGATGAGGACGTTTCGACTGCTTTTGAGAGTAAAACAGGGCCGATCGTCAGCGGCAATATTCTCTATGGCCTCGGTGATATTTTCTCTGTCGGCCTTAATATTGAGTGGGAAAAACACGATATTGAAATTTCCGGAAGAGGTGTAGGAGAAGCGAAGACCACTTCCATCATTCCACTTATCGAGTGGCGTCCAATTGTATCGGGCGCCGTTTCATACTACTTGTCGTTCGGACTGGGTATCAATATGAACTCTTTCAATCGCGACGAACGAAGAAGAAGAACGATCCTCTCTGAGGACTTAACCGCTGAGGAGATTGCAGATCTTTTCACCACTCCTTTCGAAGTCGATCCGGAAAATACGATGGCAATAAAAATAAGCAGCGGGTTCGATTATTTCGCTGCAAAAAATCTTGCCGTCAACACGGAAGTTGGATGGAAATCCAATTCGGGAAATATGGAGTTCTGCTTCTCTTTGGGTTGTGAAACCAGGGATTGGGATGCCAGCGTATTGACCGCCCTTTTAGGGTTTCGCTATTACTTTTAAGATTTAGGGTTAGACTTGAAATCGCGAAGGACCGTCGTTACTTTTTCCTTTTCTTGCTCCTTCCTTTTTATTCTTTTATTCCATGCTTTGATTCATGCCGAGACCTCCACTGGCGTCCAAGGAGAGCTAACGATTGATGGCGCCACCGCAGAAGGCGCCGTCGTCTACCTCCGTGATCTCAATCATCCTCCCGCCCCCGTTTCTCCGATGCCGATCACCATCCGCCAGGAAATGTTCAAATTCAAACCGAAGTTCAGCATCGTCACCGTCGGCTCGACGGTCACCTTCCAGAACGACGACTTCGAGATGCACAACATCAAGTCCGACTCTCCCGGAAACCGGTTCGATCTTGGGTTGCAGATTCCGGGGAGATCGAGGAAGGTCGTGCTCAAAAAACCGGGCGCGGTCGATCTTCGCTGCCGAATCCATTCCGACATGAAGGGGATGGTTTTCGTCTCCCCCTCCTCTTTTTTTATGCCGATCGAATTGGATGGGAAGTTCGCATTCTCCGGCGTGCCGGCGGGCGATTATGAAATCGAAGTCTGGCACCCGGAGCGGAGCGCTCCCGATCAAAAACCGAAGGGTCTTGCCGTCCGAATCGGCGCCGGGGTCACGACGATCGATCTCGACTGGAAAGGGAACGTCCTGACCCGAAAAAATCCCTGACCGGATCTCCCCCTTTTTCTTTCCTTCCTCCACGTTTTCAGTTTGTGTTAAAATGGGCCGCTTTTTGACTCTCGGAGGCCCATGTCGTACGGTCGAAAACCGATTCCCCCCTTTCCCGGCTGGGCCGCGGCGTTGGGCCCGGGGATCGTCTGGATGGCGCTGGCGCAGGGGAGCGGGGAGCTGATCTGGTGGCCCTACCTCATCGCCAAATACGGGTTGACCTTTCTCGTTCTCCTCATCCCGGCCTGCCTGCTTCAGTATCCGATGACGGTCGAGATCGGGCGGTATACCCTCCTCACCGGGGAGAGCATTTTTCATGGTTTCATCCGGCTCCACCGCGGGTTCGGGATCCTCCTCTGGATCTTGATGAGCCTCTCCTTCCTCTGGTTCGGCGCCTTCGCCTCGGCGGGGGGAACGGCGATGGCGGCGCTGACCCACTTTCCTCCCGGCTGGAGCCCGCGCGGCCAGACCCTTTTCTGGGCCTATTCGACCATTGCGATCTTTCTGGTTGCGATTCTGTTGAGCCGGATGGTCTACACCCTGATCGAGTGGTCGATGAAGATCGTGGCGATCACCACCGTGGCGGGGCTCCTCTGGGCCTGCCTTCAGCCCGAGGTGCTTCAGACGATCCCCCGCTTTTTTGCCGGACTCTTCGGCATGACCGGCCCGCCGCCGCGGCCCTGGGATCGAAACGACAACACCAAGCTCTTGACGGCGATCACCTTTGCCGGGCTCGGCGGCTTCTGGATTCTCTTCTATTCCTATTGGCTGCGCGACAAGGGAAGCGCGATGGCGGAGCATATCGGCCGGATCACCGGATTGACCGGAAAACCGGAGACGATCACCGCCGATGGATTTTTACCCGAAGCGTCGGCGCAATCGGCGGCCGCTTGGCGGCAATGGGAGCGGTATCTCTCTACCGATGTGTTGATCGGCATTCTCGGCAACCTCGCGACGACGATGATGACCTGTCTTTTGGCCTATGCCTTGCTCTTTCCGAAGGGACTGGTCCCTCAAGATTATGAACTCGCGGTGGTGCAGAGCCGGTTCTTTGAGGTGAGCTGGGGGGCGTTTGGCCGGACACTTTTCTTAATAGTCGCCGCGGCGTTTCTCACCGACACCTGGCTCGTGACCGCCGACGCCGTCAGCCGGATGCAGGCCGATATCGTCACGATCCTCTTTCCCGCCGGCAAAAAGTTCACCGGCCGCCAGTGGTATTACTTCTTCCTGGCGCTTTTAACGGTGATCACCTCGTTGACCATGCTCCTCGATCAGCCGGGACCGCTGATTCTTACCAGCGCCGCGATCGGATTTTCCGGAACGATCCTCTTTCCCGGAGCGCTCTATTTATTGAATTATCGGTTTCTCGCTCCCCAGCTTCCGGAGTGGGCCCGCCCTTCAAAAGAGTCGGCATGGCGCCTGATCCTTTCCTTCGTGATCTACTTTGGACTGGCGATGGCATATCTCTGGATCGGCTGAAAAAATCAATTGTCCCCCCCTCTTGAACTTTTTTTCGGCAGAGATTATTGTTGCGCGGATGGTCTTTTCATGGAGAGGATAAAGAAGTTATGATGAATGTACATCATTTTCAAAGAATGGTTCGAGGGGGCGTCCTGTCGATCCTTACCCTTTTGTTTGTGGTTTATTTTTCAGCAAGCGTAGAGGCGGCCGCGGTCGGGGGGACCGTCCGGGTCGGCTCGGATTTAGGGGAGGGGGCGGTGGTTTATTTGAAGGACACCCGTCCGAAACCGGCGCCGGTGCCGCCGAAGGAGACGACGATTCGGCAGGAAAATTTGGAGTTCATCCCGTTTTTCACCGTTGTGCCGATCGGCTCTACCATTCTCTTTGAGAACCAAGACAATGAGATGCACAACGTCCACTCGACCACCCCGGGAAACCGTTTCGATATCGGGGCGCATAATAAAGGGGACATCAAAACGGTCATCTTCGAGAAGCCGGGTGCGGTGATGCTCCGGTGCAAGATCCACACGCAGATGCGGGGAATGGTCTTCGTCGCCCCTTCGCAATATTATGCGGTGGCCGGGAAGAACGGAAAATATGAGCTTCCGAACGTTCCGCCGGGCACATACCGGATCGAGGCGTGGCATCCCCGGCTGACCGCCGAGGAGATCAAGACGGGAGGCCGATCGATTACGGTCGGGGCGGCGGCGGTTTCCGCCGATTTGAGTTTGACGACGAAAACCCCTAAAGAAGCGAATCTGACCGAAGTCCCCGATAAGGATTGGATGGAAGTGCTGAATGAAGTCGGCGCCTCGCTCGACCAGGCGATCCAGACCTGGAAAGGGGGGAAGAGGACCGGGGCGATGACCAAGGTGTTGACCACCCACTCTCGCCTCTATGGAGAGTCGGGGCTGAGGAACGCAATTTCTCAAAAGCTCGGAAAGGACCAGGCGGAGGCGCATGACGCGCGATTCAATACGCTCGTCAAACAGGTTCAAAAGGAGGGCCCGTCGGCGGAAGCGGCGTTTCGGTCGGAGAAGGAAAAGCTGCTTTCCGAATTGAAAAAAGACATTCAGAAGATGAAGTAGGCGAGTTCTGGTTGCTCCTGTAAGTGGGGCCAACGGTTGCAGAGGGAGGTTTTCATGAGAGTCTTTGTCACGGGTGGATCGGGGTATATCGGAAATGCGGTGGTGGCGGCGCTCTGCCGCGCGGGACACGCGGTGACGGCGCTGGTTCACACGCCGGAGAAGGCGGGCCTGGTGGAGCGCTTCGGAGCGAAAGCGGTAGAGGGGGATATTAAAAAGCCGGGCCCTTTGGTCCCATTGGTCGCCGAGGTCGATGCCGTTGTTCACGCGGCGGCGGAAATGTCCGGAGACATGGGGAAGATCGACCCGCAGTGGGTCGCGGCCGCGCTCGACGCCCTCTCGCAATCGAAGGGACTGCGCCGGTTCATCTATACCAGCGGGATCTGGGTCTTGGGCGACACCGGCGGCCGGGTCGTCGATGAAACCGCCTCGGCCGACAAGGCCGCCGCGATCGTCGCTTGGCGCCCGCCGGTGGAGCAGACGGTCCTGGAATCGGGCGGCCGGGGGATTACTCCTTGCGTGATTCGACCCGCCCTTGTTTACGGCGGCGCCGGCGGGATCCTGGCAATGCTGATGGCGTCGGCTGAAAAGGAGAAAGCGATCCGGATCGTCGGAGAGGGCCGAAACCATTGGCCGCTCGTTCATCGGGACGATTTGGCTGACCTCTACGTCCGTTGCGTGGAGCGGGCGCCGGCGGGACAAATTTTCAACGCGGCGGACGGCTCCCGATTGACGCTGCGCGCCGTCGCCGAGGCGCTCAGCGCGGCGGCCGGCTGCTACGGCAACGTCAACACCACCCCTCTGGAAGAAGCCAGAAAGCAGATGGGACCTTTTGCGGACGCGCTGGCGTTGGATCAGGTGGTCATCGGACCTTTGGCCGAGCGTCTGCTCGGATGGGAGCCGCGCCACCGCTCGCTCGTCGGCGAGGCCGACGCGCTGTATCGGGCGTTCAAGACGGGAGGGTAGGGAGAAAAGGACAAGATTTAAATTAGACCTGCCGCTTCCAACCCGCTTCTACAAAGAGGGGAACGAACTCCGCCGGAATGAAGAGCCGATCTTCAAAGTTCGGGATCGTGTAATAGTTTTGCGGTTGGATCAGCGCGTCGCTCTTCTTGCTCAGATCGATCACCCAACGATCGGGCGGACGCCGTTGCGAGAGAAAGCGGATCTCGAACGGAAGGAGGCGGAGCGGATTCCGCGCGTCGAAGGGGCCGACCTTTTTCTTCCGCGCGCTTCGGACCCACTTTCGGGCGTCGGAGAGGGTTTTCTCTTTCTTCACGATCTCCGGCGCTTTCCCCGGCGGGATGACCGCTTTCATCGGCGAATCCTGGCGGCGGAAGGGATTGATATTCGGCCAGATGAAATAAGGGGTGATCCATCCCGCCTTCAAAAGCCGCTCGTTGTAGGTGGTCGGACGCCGCTTCGGCTTAGTCGCCGAGGGTTGAAACCGGTTGACGAAGGCGAGGAGCCGGCCGTAGCGGTCCATCACCTCGTGGGCGAAGGAGAGAAGAAACTGAAAAGTCTCGTCGGTCTGGCGAAGGGTTGAGATATCTTTGAAGACCTCTTCCTCCAACGCATCCTCCGCGGCGGAGGCATGCTGGTGGTGGTTCAGCGCGGCACCCGGTCCGGTCCGTTCTTTCAGATAAGCGATAAGGCCGGGGCTCAACGCGGGCCGAAAGGGAGGAAGGCTCGGATCAAAGGGGTTACTCAGGAACTGTTCCCAGAGCGGGTTGGAGAGACCGATGAAGCGCCGGTTCCGAGGGAGAGTGAAGCTGATTTCGGGGGCATCGACCCCGAGGAACCGGACGCCGAGGTTGCCGATCGGGCGGAGATGAAGTGTGTCGCCGTCGTGGGCTTGCTGCCGGACGCTTCCGGTGGTTCCGCTTCGAAAACCGAGCCCGGCATAACCGACCGTCAGTCCCGTTTTGAGCTGTTCAATCGCATTGGCCATCATCCCCTCCGTGTGAGTCCATCGAGTGTTCGTTTAGAACAGAAGTCCATCGAACTTAATCGAAGTGAGATTCTCTTGTCAATGTCCGATCGGAGAATGCCATGTCGCAGTCATCGGTGAAGGCGCTGCTGGTTTCAGTGGGGGGAGATCTCGCCTCGACAATCTTCGCCATCAACCGGCTTCGCCCCGAGGCCCTCTGCTTCTTCGTCGCAGAAGCGGAGCAAGGGGAGATCGACCGGGAAATCATCCCGCAGATTGAACAGCCTCCCCGGCAATGGGACCAGATCGTGACCCCCGATTCGGAAGATCTTTTGCAATGTTGCCGCGTCTTGCTCCGGGAAATTCCGGGACTCCTTTCCCGTTGGGGGGTGGAGCCTTCCCAGTTGACGATCGACACCTCCGGCGGGACCAAGACGATGGCCGCGGCCTTGGCCCTTTGCGCGGTGGATGCCGCCTCCTCCTTTCACGCGGTTGTTTCCAAAGCGCAGGCGAAGGGGGGAACCGAGACGGCCGTTCGTGGGGAAGCGCGGGTCCTCTACCAGGGAAACCCGTGGGACGAATTGGCTGCAAATGGGCGTCGCGACGCGGCGGCGGTATTCAATCAGGCCCGCTATCGCGAGGCGGCCGATCTTTTTCGGAAGATCGAGAAGCGGGTGAGCGGCGGATCCAAGCCGCTCTATAAAAGCTTGGCCGATTTTTCGGAGGGATATGCCTTCTGGGACGCCTTCGATTATCGGGAGGGGTGGAACCGGCTTCAGTCGGCGAAGAAGGGGCTCGAGATGTCGGCCCTCTTCGGCGGGCCGCCCGGTCTGAAAGATGTCGTCGCGAAATTAAAGGAGAACCTCTCCTTCCTGGAAAAACTGGTGATGGGAACCAAGGAGATCAAGCCGGAGCTCTTTCTCGATCTTCTCGCCAATGCCCAACGCCGCGCCCACACCGAGAAGAAATATGAGGAGGCCACCGTCCGCCTTCTGCGCGCTCTGGAGGTTTTGGCGCAGGCGCGGTTAGCGGAGAGAGGATTTCAATTCGACCGGATCGATCCTGATCCGCTTCCTGCTTCCTTGAAGACCGATTTCATTCAAAAGTATACGAGCCCGCTCGATGGGCGGATCAAGCCGGACCTGCTCGGGGATTACCGGCTACTGAAGGAGATCGGTGATCCGCTCGGAATCGCCTTCGATCAACAGTGGAGTACATTCAAAATCCCGCTGGAGGCAAGAGAGCGGTCGATTTTAGGGCACGGCTTCACGCCGATGCCGCCCGATCGTTATCAGCACCTCTGGGAGCTGGCCCTGAAGATTTCGGGGACGCTCCCGGAAAAGATGTTGCACTTTCCAAAGATGGAATTTTAAATGCGAAGACGGAAGGAGGCTGATTCGGGGATCCTTTGGGTAAAGAATACCGGCCTCCGAAAGCGGCGAAGTCATCGGTGTCTCATCATCAGCCTGATCTCCATCCGTATGGACATCCTGTCTTTTTCTGCACTCTAAGCATCCCTTAATGGAATGACAAAAAATGTCATCCGGACCCGCCGGCATGGACATTCTATGGAACAGAAGGAATCAGTTTGTGAGTTCTCAGGACCTAAGTCCTTTAAGCTAAAGGGAAAAATAATTTCTCGGCGAATGGCACATAACCTGCTACTGAAGAGATCGGAGGATGGAAAGAAGAATCGTTTTCCTCAGTAACAGGAGGCAATCATGGTCGGGCGAATCAAAGGCCAAAGAGGGTTCACATTGATTGAGTTAATGATCGTGGTCGCCATTATCGGCATCTTGGCGGCGATTGCCATCCCTAATTTTCTAAATTATCAAGCCAAAGCACAGCAGGCCGAGGTCCGGACCGGTTTGGCCGCCATCTTTACGGGGATGATGGTCCACTACGGCGCGGTCGATACCGGTTATACAAGCGCATCGATTGCCGGCATCGATTTCACGGCATCAGGATCCCCACGGTATTCGTATACCCTCTCTAACCTTGCGGCAACGACGTTCTTAGCAACCGGACAGGGAATTTCCGGCCGCGTGATCGGAGATGTCTGGACAATCGATCAAACCAAAACGATCACAGATGTCGACCCAACCTCATTTTCATCTTAGGAAACCTGAAATCATTTTCGAATGAATTTTCCGAATTCCCCGACCGGAGGCCATTTTCAGAGAAGCCGTCCTCCGTTTAGGGGACCGATCGGAAAGATCCTGCCTGATCAAACGCCAACCCTTTTTTGAAACGCTCCCCGGACTGAATCGAAGTGTGATTTTTCTGCAACTCACTTTTCTTTTTAATGTGGGCCTCCTTACGTCTCGCTGAAGAAAGCCGCGGGCGATGCCAAAAAGACCGTCCGCATCGGCGGGTGAGGAGGCCCGGCGATGCGGTCTTGTTTTTGCTCTTTAAGGAATAAGCAACCATGTCATTCCCCCTTTGGGGCCGGGGAGGTCGATTCGCAGGAGATGCCGGAGGAAAGGGAAGTCTATCAAGAAGAGACGTTGGTCAATCACGATCTGGTGAAGCGTTGGGCCTATGCGACGCTGGTGTGGCTGACCTTGTACCCGATCGTCGGCGTGATCCTCTCGATCAAGTTCCACCATCCGAACTTCCTCAACGAAATTTCCTGGTTTTCTTTCGGACGGCTCCGTCCGGTCCATGTCAACGGCGTTATCTTCGGCGCCTTCTCGACCGGCTTCATTGCGCTGCTCTACTACTTCGTTCCCCGAATCTGCGGCGTCCGGCTCTACAAAGAGCAATGGGGTTATCTTACTTTCTGGCTCTGGAATGCCGCGATCCTATTGGGAAGCCTCACCCTGATGGCCGGATTCAACAAGGGGATCGAGGCGGGGGAATATCCCGTCTGGGTGGGCGTCTTGATCATGATCGTTTTGGTGATGACGACCCTCCAGGTCTACGGGACGGTCTTTCGGCGGCGGGAACGCAGGGTCTATGTTGCCCTCTGGTATGCGATGGCCGCTCTGATCTGGACGGCGATGAATTATCCCCTCGGAAATTTCATCCTTCCTTTCTGGATCAACGGCGTCAACAGCGCCGCGCTCCACGGCCTCTACCTCCACTATGTCGTCGGGCTCTGGATTACCCCGGCCGGTTTGGCATTGATCTACTTTTTCCTCCCCAGCAGCGTGAGAAACCCCCTCTACTCCCACAAGCTCTCCCTGATCGGTTTTTGGAGCATCGCCTTTCTCTATCCCTTTCTCGGGATCCACCACTACCTCTACAGCCCGATCGCGGAGTGGACGCAGACGGTCGCCATCGCCTACGGGATTCTTCTCATCATTCCGG is part of the Candidatus Manganitrophus noduliformans genome and harbors:
- a CDS encoding NAD-dependent epimerase/dehydratase family protein; amino-acid sequence: MRVFVTGGSGYIGNAVVAALCRAGHAVTALVHTPEKAGLVERFGAKAVEGDIKKPGPLVPLVAEVDAVVHAAAEMSGDMGKIDPQWVAAALDALSQSKGLRRFIYTSGIWVLGDTGGRVVDETASADKAAAIVAWRPPVEQTVLESGGRGITPCVIRPALVYGGAGGILAMLMASAEKEKAIRIVGEGRNHWPLVHRDDLADLYVRCVERAPAGQIFNAADGSRLTLRAVAEALSAAAGCYGNVNTTPLEEARKQMGPFADALALDQVVIGPLAERLLGWEPRHRSLVGEADALYRAFKTGG
- a CDS encoding Nramp family divalent metal transporter, producing MSYGRKPIPPFPGWAAALGPGIVWMALAQGSGELIWWPYLIAKYGLTFLVLLIPACLLQYPMTVEIGRYTLLTGESIFHGFIRLHRGFGILLWILMSLSFLWFGAFASAGGTAMAALTHFPPGWSPRGQTLFWAYSTIAIFLVAILLSRMVYTLIEWSMKIVAITTVAGLLWACLQPEVLQTIPRFFAGLFGMTGPPPRPWDRNDNTKLLTAITFAGLGGFWILFYSYWLRDKGSAMAEHIGRITGLTGKPETITADGFLPEASAQSAAAWRQWERYLSTDVLIGILGNLATTMMTCLLAYALLFPKGLVPQDYELAVVQSRFFEVSWGAFGRTLFLIVAAAFLTDTWLVTADAVSRMQADIVTILFPAGKKFTGRQWYYFFLALLTVITSLTMLLDQPGPLILTSAAIGFSGTILFPGALYLLNYRFLAPQLPEWARPSKESAWRLILSFVIYFGLAMAYLWIG
- a CDS encoding TIGR02710 family CRISPR-associated CARF protein — protein: MSQSSVKALLVSVGGDLASTIFAINRLRPEALCFFVAEAEQGEIDREIIPQIEQPPRQWDQIVTPDSEDLLQCCRVLLREIPGLLSRWGVEPSQLTIDTSGGTKTMAAALALCAVDAASSFHAVVSKAQAKGGTETAVRGEARVLYQGNPWDELAANGRRDAAAVFNQARYREAADLFRKIEKRVSGGSKPLYKSLADFSEGYAFWDAFDYREGWNRLQSAKKGLEMSALFGGPPGLKDVVAKLKENLSFLEKLVMGTKEIKPELFLDLLANAQRRAHTEKKYEEATVRLLRALEVLAQARLAERGFQFDRIDPDPLPASLKTDFIQKYTSPLDGRIKPDLLGDYRLLKEIGDPLGIAFDQQWSTFKIPLEARERSILGHGFTPMPPDRYQHLWELALKISGTLPEKMLHFPKMEF
- a CDS encoding type IV pilin protein, with translation MVGRIKGQRGFTLIELMIVVAIIGILAAIAIPNFLNYQAKAQQAEVRTGLAAIFTGMMVHYGAVDTGYTSASIAGIDFTASGSPRYSYTLSNLAATTFLATGQGISGRVIGDVWTIDQTKTITDVDPTSFSS
- a CDS encoding pectin acetylesterase-family hydrolase, with the protein product MRISVLFILIVLSVLSGCGSGGDSSEDISPQEPPIVQEIRATGIDQFLGQTESRREQQAEWEVLFFNPAEGRAICLFGSEYQISIRRGASSNVMFYLQGGGACWDALTCLDLRTARETAERSSAGGILDASRSDNPFRDWNVVFVSYCDGSVFSGDNVVQYRDVTAYHHGLANLGAAMTAMQRTFPDPEKMLVAGSSAGGYGTLYAMMMAKLVFPDRSNWVLSDSGPGIQNVNDTVARVQREQNWAFPRFFPAGCTRCPEQPAYLFEWALSRDPNLRVGMFSSLRDLVLQAFLFLNGPEFEALLRQVTDDMVSRVGDRLHRFFIPGVLHTILLDPSFYDLRLNGISMAEWTAAMVNNNDAAWPDLVAQ
- a CDS encoding cupredoxin domain-containing protein; translated protein: MKSRRTVVTFSFSCSFLFILLFHALIHAETSTGVQGELTIDGATAEGAVVYLRDLNHPPAPVSPMPITIRQEMFKFKPKFSIVTVGSTVTFQNDDFEMHNIKSDSPGNRFDLGLQIPGRSRKVVLKKPGAVDLRCRIHSDMKGMVFVSPSSFFMPIELDGKFAFSGVPAGDYEIEVWHPERSAPDQKPKGLAVRIGAGVTTIDLDWKGNVLTRKNP
- the rhaD gene encoding bifunctional rhamnulose-1-phosphate aldolase/short-chain dehydrogenase — translated: MESLWSDRDAKGLAGVDLVVYTSRIIGANPNLVLWGGGNSSIKVNGKDHTGAPVRILWIKGSGSDMRTIAVKNFTPLRLDDLLPLMKREAMTDEEMVAYQMKSVLEPGAPKPSIETLLHAFLPSPHIYHTHADAICALTDTPDSPKVVEEVYGKEVAVVDYIRPGFLLSKWVGEAYQKNPNLKAIILDKHGLITWGETAKEAYDLTISMVTQAERYAAKKGRGKLALGGMKVPALSHAERHAVAAEVAPTLRGEVSRMAQVKGRPPEKRMVLQYEDAPAVLKFAGSEEARRLTQIGPFTPDHLMHTKPWPLFVDTKRPGDPEKLREKIRKGCEAYREKYISYFEKYKTPGVTMLDPNPRVVLIPGIGMFTTGKDRRATRIPRDLYLHTMSVIEAAAGIEAYRSITTREICDFEYWPMENFKLTLLPPEKEFSRRIVLVTGAAGGIGRAIASAFVEAGAMVVLSDIDLKKTQMLVDEINGKAGEVNATAVAMDVTDPKSVRRGFEQAILAYGGLDIFISNAGVAKTASVDTLSLADWEMSLAVNATGHFLTSQSALRIMKEQGIGGSVVVVATKNVLAPGKDFGAYSASKAAQTQLARIMAIENAGAGIRVNMVNPDGVFENSGLWSPAIREERARAHGIPVEQVEDFYAKRNLLQTKITARDVAESVLFLASDRAAKTTGAMIPVDGGVREAFPR